One Persicobacter psychrovividus DNA window includes the following coding sequences:
- the hisG gene encoding ATP phosphoribosyltransferase — MSNILRLAVQKKGRLSESSLSLLKECGLKFSNNDRKLKAVSSNFPVEFLFLRDDDIPDYVASGVADIGIVGENEVSEKNKEVKRVKGLGFSKCRISLAIPKEIEYEGLSFFQNKKVATSYPVILQKFFDENNINTEIHTISGSVEIAPGIGLADAIFDIVSSGSTLISNGLKEVEKVFYSEAVLIANQGLSAEKQAILDKLLFRIEAVQQAKKFRYIMLNAPVSALPKIEQILPGVKSPTVTPLSTEGWVSLQAVIADDDFWDMIEEIKNAGGEDIISLPIDKMIK; from the coding sequence ATGAGTAATATTTTGCGTTTGGCCGTACAGAAAAAAGGCCGTTTATCGGAGTCATCTTTAAGTTTATTGAAAGAATGCGGATTGAAATTTTCTAATAATGACAGAAAATTGAAAGCGGTTTCATCTAATTTTCCAGTAGAGTTTTTATTCCTTCGCGATGATGATATCCCTGATTATGTGGCGAGCGGTGTTGCCGATATTGGTATTGTGGGAGAGAATGAGGTGTCTGAAAAGAACAAGGAAGTAAAAAGAGTTAAAGGATTAGGCTTCTCGAAATGCCGTATTTCTTTGGCAATTCCTAAAGAGATTGAGTACGAGGGGTTGTCTTTCTTTCAGAATAAAAAAGTAGCGACTTCCTACCCAGTGATTCTTCAGAAATTTTTTGATGAGAACAACATCAATACTGAAATCCACACCATTAGCGGTTCTGTGGAAATTGCTCCAGGCATTGGTCTTGCAGATGCGATTTTCGATATTGTTTCTTCAGGTTCTACCCTGATCAGTAATGGCCTTAAAGAAGTAGAGAAAGTATTTTACTCTGAAGCCGTACTGATTGCCAACCAGGGCCTTTCGGCAGAAAAGCAGGCAATTTTAGACAAGCTCCTATTCAGGATTGAAGCAGTGCAGCAAGCAAAAAAATTCCGCTATATCATGCTTAATGCGCCAGTATCGGCACTTCCGAAAATTGAGCAAATTCTTCCTGGCGTGAAAAGCCCAACGGTAACGCCATTGTCTACCGAAGGCTGGGTATCGCTTCAGGCGGTTATTGCTGACGACGATTTCTGGGATATGATTGAGGAGATAAAGAATGCGGGTGGTGAAGACATCATCAGTTTGCCGATTGATAAAATGATCAAATAG